Proteins found in one Nitrosopumilus maritimus SCM1 genomic segment:
- a CDS encoding ferritin, with protein MRISPKMKKALNDQIALEAAASNSYLAMASWCEVTGYQGGADFFYAQSDEEKTHMLKIIHYLNDIGATATIPAVKAPTSSYKSLEGVVKTALKSEQTVTKAIHKMVELSHKEKDHCTYAFLEWFVNEQVQEETKFETILQKFDLLGRDKLGINEVDKFLAAQAGDSAPPAA; from the coding sequence ATGCGAATTTCTCCAAAAATGAAAAAAGCTCTCAATGATCAAATTGCTTTAGAGGCTGCAGCTTCTAATAGCTACTTGGCAATGGCTTCATGGTGTGAAGTTACAGGATACCAAGGCGGTGCTGATTTTTTTTATGCACAATCTGATGAGGAAAAAACTCACATGCTAAAAATAATCCATTACCTAAATGACATTGGAGCTACCGCAACAATTCCTGCAGTAAAAGCACCAACAAGTTCTTACAAATCACTTGAAGGTGTAGTTAAAACTGCTCTAAAAAGTGAACAAACTGTTACAAAAGCAATTCACAAAATGGTTGAACTCTCTCACAAAGAAAAAGATCATTGCACATATGCATTTTTAGAATGGTTTGTCAACGAACAAGTACAAGAAGAAACAAAATTTGAAACTATATTGCAAAAATTTGATCTTCTTGGCAGAGACAAATTAGGAATTAATGAAGTAGACAAATTCTTAGCTGCCCAAGCTGGCGATTCTGCTCCTCCTGCAGCTTAG